One window of Triticum dicoccoides isolate Atlit2015 ecotype Zavitan chromosome 5A, WEW_v2.0, whole genome shotgun sequence genomic DNA carries:
- the LOC119298366 gene encoding histone H3.3-like → MAAGDFSRACSNVSVLFGCLGIAFKFSLMDYVAKASGRSSAPLSSPATCSAVREQTMLKVFLMACTKQTARKSTGGKAPRKQLATKAARKSAPTTGGVKKPHRYRPGTVALCEIRKYQKSTELLIRKLPFQRLVREIAQDFKMINQLTDLRFQSHAVLALQEAAEAYLVGLFEDPWREGLRACDVIKIFATLNGFIPLDDLNHQDL, encoded by the exons ATGGCGGCGGGGGACTTCTCGCGTGCCTGCTCCAACGTCTCTGTCCTCTTTGGCTGCCTCGGCATCGCCTTCAAATTTTCCTTGATGGACTACGTCGCCAAGGCAAGCGGCCGCTCCTCAGCCCCCCTCTCCTCCCCCGCTACCTGCTCTGCTGTTCG TGAACAAACTATGCTAAAG GTTTTTCTCATGGCTTGTACTAAGCAGACTGCTCGTAAGTCCACTGGAGGAAAGGCTCCTAGGAAGCAGCTAGCCACCAAG GCTGCCCGTAAGTCTGCTCCCACAACTGGAGGAGTGAAGAAGCCTCACCGTTACCGCCCTGGAACTGTTGCTCTTTG TGAGATCCGCAAGTACCAGAAGAGCACGGAGCTGCTCATCAGGAAGCTTCCATTCCAGAGGCTTGTTAGGGAGATTGCCCAGGACTTCAAGATGATCAATCAACTT ACTGACCTCCGCTTCCAGAGCCATGCGGTGCTGGCCCTTCAGGAGGCTGCAGAGGCCTACCTGGTGGGTCTCTTCGAGGATCCGTGGCGAGAGGGCTTAAG AGCCTGTGATGTTATCAAAATATTTGCTACTCTTAATGGGTTTATCCCACTTGATGATCTTAACCACCAAGATCTCTGA
- the LOC119303958 gene encoding dolichyl-diphosphooligosaccharide--protein glycosyltransferase subunit 1A-like, with the protein MGATPAEVAMRERGERDGEPVEPDRAPSRKSQQSGPVAPPSESPVFSHGHTGDGSDRARRGFKAFLAQVQPHLAAKPTPRDAIWPPSMATPLRLAELLLLVLVAAFASAARADLVISRADRKVDLTSHIVRVLTSLKVENAGSEPVSKVLLAFPNIQAKNLAAIRAFGTEGKVKGLSSILPIEVVEPSGVPPELTFFSASLHKPLTKGKILHLDVLTVFTHFLQPFPEEITQADSQLVVFQDSSHYLSPYPVKVQTLSIRLPGGRVESYTKYGNTKLVDSELKYGPYEDVPPFSYNPIIVHFENNNPFAVAKELIREVEISHWGNVQITEHYNIVHGGARLKGEFSRLDYQSRPYARGVSSFRHLIARLPARAHSIYYRDEIGNISTSHLWSDSKKTQLEIEPRFPLFGGWQTTFTIGYGLPLQDFVFSADGKRFLNITFGSPMEEILIEKLIVKVVLPEGSKDIDVSAPFPTNQWQEVKYSHLDIAGRPVLVLEKPDVIPEHNLHFQVYYKFNNISLLIEPMMLITGFFLLFVACIAYMHTDMSISKNSPSYLAKLQWDEVQATVQQIQGIFGQCLAVHDKLETSLHDLSRTGDAKSCKAARKAADAQLKELAKELKPLWLSVQSSPQSYQIWPKLEDLVAKEKELQEKLMARHATVVDSVEKKQRGQDIENRIASQQQKTAALRQEVESLLEYLSEI; encoded by the exons ATGGGAGCGACGCCGGCGGAGGTAGCGAtgcgagagaggggggagagagacggTGAACCGGTGGAGCCAGACCGGGCACCCAGTCGGAAGTCGCAGCAAAGTGGTCCGGTCGCACCGCCCAGTGAGTCACCTGTCTTCTCCCACGGGCACACGGGTGACGGGTCCGACCGAGCCCGACGAGGGTTTAAAGCCTTTCTTGCTCAGGTCCAACCCCATCTCGCCGCGAAACCAACGCCCCGCGACGCGATCTGGCCGCCGAGCATGGCGACACCGCTCCGCCTCGCcgagctcctcctcctcgtcctcgtcgcggCCTTCGCCTCCGCCGCGCGCGCTGATCTCGTCATCTCCAGGGCGGATCGGAAG GTTGATTTGACTTCGCACATCGTCCGCGTCCTCACTTCGCTCAAG GTTGAAAATGCCGGCTCCGAGCCTGTCTCTAAAGTCTTGCTGGCTTTTCCCAACATCCAAGCAAAAAACCTGGCAGCGATCAGAGCATTCGGCACTGAGGGAAAAGTGAAGGGTCTCAGTAGTATTCTTCCGATTGAAGTTGTTGAGCCTTCTGGTGTTCCCCCAGAACTGACCTTCTTTTCAGCATCGTTGCACAAACCTTTGACAAAGGGGAAGATTCTTCACTTAGATGTCTTGACCGTATTTACACACTTTCTCCAGCCGTTCCCAGAAGAGATCACCCAAGCCGATTCGCAGCTGGTTGTCTTTCAGGATAGCTCTCACTACCTGTCTCCTTACCCTGTTAAGGTCCAGACGCTTAGTATCAGATTGCCTGGTGGAAGGGTTGAATCATACACAAAATATGGAAACACAAAACTTGTGGATTCCGAGCTTAAATATGGACCGTATGAAGATGTTCCCCCGTTTTCCTACAACCCTATTATTGTGCACTTTGAGAACAACAACCCATTTGCAGTTGCAAAGGAACTTATAAGGGAGGTTGAGATATCTCACTGGGGCAATGTACAGATTACAGAACATTACAACATTGTTCATGGTGGTGCCAGACTGAAGGGTGAATTCTCCAG GCTTGACTACCAGTCTAGACCTTATGCAAGAGGGGTTTCATCATTTAGGCATCTCATTGCTAGATTGCCTGCAAGGGCCCACTCTATTTATTACAGAGATGAAATCGGTAATATTTCAACATCACACTTATGGAGTGATTCTAAGAAG ACCCAACTGGAAATTGAACCGAGGTTTCCCTTGTTTGGTGGTTGGCAAACAACCTTTACCATTGGTTATGGTTTACCTCTTCAAGACTTTGTTTTCAGTGCTGATGGAAAGAGATTTCTCAATATCACATTTGGTTCTCCAATGGAGGAGATTCTCATAGAAAAGCTCATCGTAAAG GTCGTTCTACCTGAAGGTTCAAAGGATATTGATGTTTCAGCTCCATTTCCAACAAATCAATGGCAAGAG GTGAAGTATTCACATCTTGACATTGCTGGAAGGCCAGTTCTAGTCTTGGAGAAGCCTGATGTTATTCCAGAGCATAATTTGCATTTCCAG GTGTACTACAAATTCAATAACATCTCGTTGCTCATAGAGCCGATGATGTTGATTACTGGCTTCTtcctcctgtttgttgcatgtattGCCTACATGCACACTGACATGTCAATCTCTAAGAACTCTCCTTCTTATCTGGCAAAGCTGCAATGGGATGAG GTGCAAGCCACTGTTCAGCAAATCCAGGGTATCTTCGGCCAGTGCTTAGCTGTTCATGATAAGCTAGAGACATCATTGCACGATTTGTCTAGGACTGGAGATGCTAAATCTTGCAAAGCAGCTCGTAAAGCAGCTGATGCACAGTTGAAGGAATTAGCGAAAGAGCTGAAGCCACTGTGGTTATCTGTACAGTCATCCCCTCAGTCTTATCAGATATGGCCAAAG CTAGAGGACTTGGTTGCGAAGGAGAAGGAGTTGCAGGAGAAGCTCATGGCAAGGCATGCCACCGTGGTTGACAGCGTCGAGAAGAAGCAGCGCGGGCAAGACATAGAAAACCGGATTGCTTCCCAGCAGCAGAAGACCGCTGCGCTGAGGCAAGAGGTCGAATCTCTTCTAGAGTACCTTAGCGAGATATGA
- the LOC119303960 gene encoding phosphatidylinositol-glycan biosynthesis class F protein-like, with translation MGAEVAQISAFAALAAHALCLAGLAAAHSLAGRGALVSDPAHALRLLVVCEAPLVIVVFSLLRRDPKRCSFLKAAARGLLGLPIGAFVNAFGAIVLGAPVGIKYWIATIYWSSLMSLFTFVPAACVFGASKVDWQNALSHTIYCTSSNVVDYMISAPSHGAVIGAWLGAWPMPLDWERSWQEWPICVTYGAIAGHVIGMLVSLILIVAHQRRARVKAD, from the exons ATGGGCGCCGAGGTCGCCCAGATCAGCGCCTTCGCCGCCTTGGCCGCCCACGCGCTCTGCCTCGCCGGCCTCGCAGCCGCCCACTCCCTCGCCGGCCGCGGCGCGCTCGTCTCCGACCCCGCCCACGCGCTCCGCCTCCTCGTG GTCTGTGAGGCGCCGCTTGTCATCGTGGTGTTCAGTCTGCTCCGGCGAGATCCCAAACGCTGCTCG TTCCTTAAGGCTGCTGCACGGGGATTGCTTGGCTTGCCCATAG GGGCATTCGTAAATGCATTTGGTGCTATTGTTCTTGGCGCGCCTGTTGGAATCAA GTACTGGATAGCGACAATCTATTGGTCAAGTCTTATGTCGCTGTTCACG TTTGTTCCAGCAGCATGTGTCTTTGGAGCATCCAAAGTGGATTGGCAGAACGCGCTTTCTCATACTAT TTATTGCACATCATCCAATGTTGTGGACTACATGATCTCTGCGCCTTCTCATGGAGCTGTAATAGGAGCGTGGCTTGGTGCTTGGCCTATGCCCCTTGACTGGGAGAGATCTTGGCAG GAATGGCCAATATGTGTCACTTATGGTGCAATTGCTGGGCATGTGATTGGCATGTTAGTATCGCTGATCCTCATAGTTGCTCACCAGAGAAGAGCTCGTGTCAAAGCTGACTAG
- the LOC119303959 gene encoding protein MLO, giving the protein MAKDDGYPPARTLPETPSWAVALVFAVMIIVSVLLEHALHKLGHWFHKRHKNALAEALEKMKAELMLVGFISLLLAVTQDPISGICISQKAASIMRPCKVEPGSVKSKYKDYYCAKEGKVALMSTGSLHQLHIFIFVLAVFHVTYSVIIMALSRLKMRTWKKWETETASLEYQFANDPARFRFTHQTSFVKRHLGLSSTPGVRWVVAFFRQFFRSVTKVDYLTLRAGFINAHLSQNSKFDFHKYIKRSMEDDFKVVVGISLPLWAVAILTLFLDIDGIGTLTWVSFIPLIILLCVGTKLEMIIMEMALEIQDRSSVIKGAPVVEPSNKFFWFHRPDWVLFFIHLTLFQNAFQMAHFVWTVATPGLKDCFHMNIGLSIMKVVLGLALQFLCSYITFPLYALVTQMGSNMKRSIFDEQTAKALTNWRNTAKEKKKVRDTDMLMAQMIGDATPSRGTSPMPSRGSSPVHLLQKGMGRSDDPQSAPTSPRTMEEARDMYPVVVAHPVHRLNPADRRRSVSSSALDADIPSADFSFSQG; this is encoded by the exons ATGGCAAAGGACGACGGGTACCCCCCGGCGCGGACGCTGCCGGAGACGCCGTCCTGGGCGGTGGCGCTGGTCTTcgccgtcatgatcatcgtctccgTCCTCCTGGAGCACGCGCTCCACAAGCTCGGCCAT TGGTTCCACAAGCGGCACAAGAACGCGCTGGCGGAGGCGCTGGAGAAGATGAAGGCGGAGCTGATGCTGGTGGGATTCATCTCGCTGCTGCTCGCCGTCACGCAGGACCCAATCTCCGGGATATGCATCTCCCAGAAGGCCGCCAGCATCATGCGCCCCTGCAAGGTGGAACCCGGTTCCGTCAAGAGCAAGTACAAGGACTACTACTGCGCCAAAGAG GGCAAGGTGGCGCTCATGTCCACGGGCAGCCTGCACCAGCTCCACATATTCATCTTCGTGCTAGCCGTCTTCCATGTCACCTACAGCGTCATCATCATGGCTCTAAGCCGTCTCAAG ATGAGAACATGGAAGAAATGGGAGACAGAGACCGCCTCCTTGGAATACCAGTTCGCAAATG ATCCTGCGCGGTTCCGCTTCACGCACCAGACGTCGTTCGTGAAGCGGCACCTGGGCCTCTCCAGCACCCCCGGCGTCAGATGggtggtggccttcttcaggcAGTTCTTCAGGTCGGTCACCAAGGTGGACTACCTCACCTTGAGGGCAGGCTTCATCAAC GCGCACTTGTCGCAGAACAGCAAGTTCGACTTCCACAAGTACATCAAGAGGTCCATGGAGGACGACTTCAAAGTCGTCGTTGGCATCAG CCTCCCGCTGTGGGCTGTGGCGATCCTCACCCTCTTCcttgatatcgacg GGATCGGCACACTCACCTGGGTTTCTTTCATCCCTCTCATC ATCCTCTTGTGTGTTGGAACCAAGCTAGAGATGATCATCATGGAGATGGCCCTGGAGATCCAGGACCGGTCGAGCGTCATCAAGGGGGCACCCGTGGTCGAGCCCAGCAACAAGTTCTTCTGGTTCCACCGCCCCGACTGGGTCCTCTTCTTCATACACCTGACGCTGTTCCAGAACGCGTTTCAGATGGCACATTTCGTGTGGACAGTG GCCACGCCCGGCTTGAAGGACTGCTTCCATATGAACATCGGGCTGAGCATCATGAAGGTCGTGCTGGGGCTGGCTCTCCAGTTCCTGTGCAGctacatcaccttccccctctacgcGCTAGTCACACAG ATGGGATCAAACATGAAGAGGTCCATCTTCGACGAGCAGACAGCCAAGGCGCTGACCAACTGGCGGAACAcggccaaggagaagaagaaggtccGAGACACGGACATGCTGATGGCGCAGATGATCGGCGACGCAACACCCAGCCGAGGCACGTCCCCGATGCCTAGCCGGGGCTCATCGCCGGTGCACCTGCTTCAGAAGGGCATGGGACGGTCTGACGATCCCCAGAGCGCACCGACCTCGCCAAGGACCATGGAGGAGGCTAGGGACATGTACCCGGTTGTGGTGGCGCATCCCGTACACAGACTAAATCCTGCTGACAGGCGGAGGTCGGTCTCTTCGTCAGCCCTCGATGCCGACATCCCCAGCGCAGATTTTTCCTTCAGCCAGGGATGA